A single window of Nicotiana sylvestris chromosome 5, ASM39365v2, whole genome shotgun sequence DNA harbors:
- the LOC104220656 gene encoding chlorophyll a-b binding protein 6A, chloroplastic translates to MASKALMSCGIAAVCPSVLSSSKSKFAAAVPFSAGATNATSRFTMSAEWMPGQPRPSYLDGSAPGDFGFDPLGLGEVPSNLERYKESELIHCRWAMLAVPGILVPEALGLGNWVKAQEWAAIPGGQATYLGQPVPWGTLPTILAIEFLAIAFVEHQRSMEKDPEKKKYPGGAFDPLGYSKDPKKFEELKVKEIKNGRLALLAFVGFCVQQSAYPGTGPLENLATHLADPWHNNIGDVIIPRGILP, encoded by the exons atgGCTTCTAAAGCATTGATGAGCTGCGGAATAGCAGCTGTTTGCCCCTCTGTCCTCTCTTCTTCCAAGTCTAAATTCGCTGCCGCCGTGCCGTTTTCTGCCGGAGCCACCAATGCTACATCTAGGTTCACCATGTCCGCCGAGTGGATGCCCGGCCAACCCCGCCCTTCCTACCTCGACGGTTCAGCCCCCGG AGACTTTGGATTTGATCCACTTGGTCTAGGAGAAGTACCATCAAACTTGGAGAGATACAAAGAATCTGAACTCATTCACTGCAGATGGGCTATGCTTGCTGTT CCAGGAATCCTAGTTCCAGAGGCATTGGGCTTAGGCAATTGGGTCAAGGCCCAAGAATGGGCTGCCATTCCAGGAGGACAAGCTACATATTTGGGCCAGCCCGTTCCATGGGGCACTCTTCCTACAATTTTAGCCATTGAATTCTTAGCCATTGCTTTTGTAGAGCACCAAAGAAGTATGGAAAAGGACCCTGAGAAGAAGAAATACCCTGGTGGGGCTTTTGACCCATTGGGCTACTCTAAAGACCCTAAAAAGTTTGAGGAACTCAAAGTCAAGGAAATCAAAAATG GTCGGCTTGCGTTGTTAGCATTCGTGGGATTTTGTGTACAACAATCAGCATACCCAGGAACAGGACCATTGGAAAATTTGGCAACTCACTTAGCCGATCCATGGCACAACAACATTGGGGATGTTATTATCCCTAGAGGCATTTTACCTTGA